CTAAATGGTGAAATGCTGCTCTGGAGGGAAAATGGTTCCGCAGCTAGGGATGTGGTGGAACAATATCTGGAGGAGGAAGGGCTAACTTTTAAAAACCGGGCGGAGATAAGAGATTCCGGAGCTATCAAACAGCTGGTGTTAGAGCAGTTGGGCGTTGCCTTTCTGCCGCGCCGCGCGGTAGAGCGGGAACTTAAATCGGGAATTCTACACCGGATTGCATGCAGCGATTCTGCAATTGCTTTAAATTGCCATATTGTTTCGGCTAAAGATATGCATTCATATCCCGCCGTTCTTGCCTTTTTGAATTATGTGCGAAAGTGGGCAAGTGAACATAAAAGCAAACGTTCCAAAGGTAAGTGAATTATTCGATGATCTTATCAATAAAAAAGCTATTTAGGTGAGACGTCCAGTCGTTTAAATCACTTATTGGATTAACGTTTGCTCTCGTTTGCTCTAATGATATAATTATTACATGGAAAAAAATAAACCACCGGTTACGACAAATATGCAGGAATCATGGAAGCTATCTCAATTTATCCTTTCCAACGCTACCATTGGTAGTCCGGGAAAATACATTAAAGATCACTCGGTTAAAGGATGTTACCATTATTTATGAGAAAGAAAACGGGAGCCCGAAAGCAGAAAAAATATTTCCTGGTAAGGCCACCCGGGGATAATAAAATAACATTAATTAACCCTTAGAGCGTTAAAATTATATTATGGCAATAATATGAGAAAAGAGGATTAAGGGGGATTAGCTTGAAAATTGAATCCCTATCGATAAAAAATTATAAAATATTTCGAGATGTGACCATTAAAGATTTACCTAACATGGCAGTTTTTCTTGGTGCTAATGGTTCAGGTAAATCCACTTTATTTGATGTATTTGGCTTTTTACATGATGCTCTAATGGATAACGTTAAAGCAGCTATTACTATGCGCGGTGGCTATAAAGAAGTCGTTTCTAGGGGTGAAAAGGGACCAATTGATTTCGCCATTAAATTTCGTCCCAAGCCCGGGGATCCTGTAGTTACCTATCAGTTAAAAATAGGTACGGATAACAGGGGAATACCTGTTGTTAAGCGGGAGGTGCTTAGATACCGCCGTGGTCAGAAGGGGCAGCCGTGGCATTTTCTTGATTTTTCTGAAGGTGCCGGAGTAGCCATTGTTAATGAGATGGAATATGGTCAACCGGATGCCGAACCAATACGCGAGGAGCAGAAATTGGATTCACCCGACATACTGGCTATTAAAGGATTGGGCCAGTTTCAAAAGTTCCCTCAGATTGCTGCATTTCGCCGTTTAATTGAAGGCTGGCACGTTATGGATTTCCATATTCAAGCTGCGAGATTTAGTCAAGATGCCGGTTATAGCGAGCATTTATCGCCCACTGGAGAAAATTTACCACTTGTGGCCAAATTTATGTATGAGCATTACCCAAAACAGTTTCAGGAAATATTGAATAAAATGTCCCAGAGGGTACCTGGAGTTACAGATGTTCAGGCTACCGAAACTACTGATGGAAGAATAGTATTGCGCTTTCAGGATGGTTCATTTAAGGACCCGTTTATTGCCCGGTATGTTTCAGACGGCACAATAAAAATGTTTGCTTATTTATTGTTATTACATGACCCCAATCCGCACCCTTTACTTTGTATAGAAGAGCCGGAAAGCCAGCTGCATCCAGAACTTTTATATGAACTAGCAGAGGAATTTAGGAGCTATAGTGAAAGGGGCGGTCAGGTATTCATATCTACTCACTCACCTGATTTTGTGAACGGCGTAGATATCTCTGAATTGTTTTGGCTAACTAAGCGGCAAGGCTTTAGTATTATTCAAAAAGCTTCTGAAAATAAATTGGTAAAAAGTCTTATAAAAGAAGGGGACTTACTTGGCTCACTGTGGAAACAAGGCTTTTTTGAGGGAGCC
This genomic interval from Desulfoscipio sp. XC116 contains the following:
- a CDS encoding AAA family ATPase, whose protein sequence is MKIESLSIKNYKIFRDVTIKDLPNMAVFLGANGSGKSTLFDVFGFLHDALMDNVKAAITMRGGYKEVVSRGEKGPIDFAIKFRPKPGDPVVTYQLKIGTDNRGIPVVKREVLRYRRGQKGQPWHFLDFSEGAGVAIVNEMEYGQPDAEPIREEQKLDSPDILAIKGLGQFQKFPQIAAFRRLIEGWHVMDFHIQAARFSQDAGYSEHLSPTGENLPLVAKFMYEHYPKQFQEILNKMSQRVPGVTDVQATETTDGRIVLRFQDGSFKDPFIARYVSDGTIKMFAYLLLLHDPNPHPLLCIEEPESQLHPELLYELAEEFRSYSERGGQVFISTHSPDFVNGVDISELFWLTKRQGFSIIQKASENKLVKSLIKEGDLLGSLWKQGFFEGAGPR